Proteins encoded by one window of Halosolutus gelatinilyticus:
- a CDS encoding dihydrodipicolinate synthase family protein, whose translation MPLSAEQVRTRLRGVAVGLLTPFDDDLEIEHEKIAENAQELYSAGVRTFLATANISEYHSLATNERIDVAETSVDALPSDACVLAGVGGSTDDARNLIHAYDRIGVDAMMIMPPDHTYIHEQGLLEYYRSLSSATDTPLVPYVRGFDPSIEYLASLTRVEGVVGIKYALKDPVKLGAGVAAGSDDVVWVDGLAEPFAVSFWAEGAEGFSAGVSNFRPEIGLELFDALSDGDWDRARELRNICLPYQNFRDETGQGNEIEGAISVSAVKKGLELAGLNGGNVREPIRPLASEEERKAEELYSQLEDDIDSLID comes from the coding sequence ATGCCATTGTCAGCCGAGCAGGTACGGACCCGTCTCCGCGGTGTTGCTGTCGGTCTCCTGACGCCGTTCGACGACGACCTCGAAATCGAACACGAGAAGATCGCGGAAAACGCACAGGAGCTATACAGCGCAGGGGTTCGAACGTTCTTGGCGACCGCCAACATCAGCGAGTACCACTCGCTCGCCACCAACGAACGCATCGACGTCGCCGAGACGAGCGTCGATGCGCTTCCATCGGACGCTTGCGTCCTCGCCGGCGTCGGCGGAAGCACGGACGATGCGCGGAATCTGATCCACGCGTACGATCGCATCGGCGTCGACGCGATGATGATCATGCCGCCCGATCACACCTACATCCACGAACAGGGACTGCTTGAGTACTACCGGAGTCTCTCCTCGGCGACGGACACGCCGCTCGTTCCCTACGTCCGCGGATTCGACCCGTCCATCGAGTATCTCGCCAGCCTCACCCGCGTCGAGGGAGTCGTCGGGATCAAGTACGCGCTGAAAGATCCGGTGAAGCTCGGCGCGGGCGTCGCCGCCGGCAGCGACGACGTCGTCTGGGTCGACGGTCTCGCGGAACCGTTTGCCGTCTCCTTCTGGGCCGAGGGCGCGGAGGGCTTCTCCGCGGGCGTCAGTAATTTCCGACCCGAGATCGGCCTCGAACTGTTCGACGCGCTCTCCGACGGCGACTGGGACCGCGCCCGCGAACTCCGGAACATCTGCCTTCCCTACCAGAACTTCCGGGACGAGACCGGACAAGGAAACGAGATCGAGGGCGCGATCAGCGTTTCGGCGGTCAAGAAGGGGCTCGAACTCGCCGGCCTCAACGGCGGAAACGTTCGGGAACCGATCCGACCGCTGGCGTCCGAAGAGGAGCGGAAAGCCGAGGAACTCTACAGCCAACTCGAAGACGACATCGACTCCCTCATCGACTGA
- a CDS encoding thiamine pyrophosphate-binding protein has product MAPTDDGPPRRSGSDHLYDALVDAGIDLLVGIPGTQTLPLDRTVDRRDDVRYVMARHETAIPHIAWGYYEAGGGVAATLTVPGPGDTNAMHGLKNALDDRVPLIHVAAEADPDDRGKGPIHEIEPETFDTVVKANHSIERPAEFHRLVRSGIETALTPPYGPVRLGVPKSLLDAEFRSPPVTIEPPTSRFDGDAEYRAATRALAGAERPLVYLGVGARRSGDPEAIRDLVETLNAPIVASYKGKGIFPEDDPRWLGVTGSHLPAGARRALEAADVVLALGTRFDGVTTADWSLPFGETLVHVTLDASRINASYEADVPIVANVADAVDRLHRRLRSEPRPDTAWDGAVVGDRVRREYDDRLRARGLLEDETPIATAGALRTLRDALPAETVVTTDIGGFRLWAKQTFETYEPETYVTAGSWAGMGVGIPAAIGASLASPDRPVVALTGDGGAMMCLQELHTAVEHEIDVIAIVFNNQDYGIISKSPEIDRYAEGHRFDWSSPEFATVAGGFGCRGETVRTLAGLADAIDIAVARADGPELIDVRIDPDEPTAPSAGDYDTDVSF; this is encoded by the coding sequence ATGGCTCCGACAGACGACGGCCCGCCGAGACGATCCGGTAGCGACCACCTGTACGACGCCCTCGTCGACGCCGGAATCGACCTCCTCGTCGGCATCCCCGGAACGCAAACGCTCCCGCTCGATCGGACCGTCGATCGCCGGGACGACGTTCGATACGTAATGGCGCGCCACGAGACGGCGATCCCGCACATCGCGTGGGGATACTACGAAGCCGGCGGCGGCGTGGCCGCGACGCTCACCGTCCCCGGGCCCGGCGACACGAACGCGATGCACGGGTTGAAAAACGCGCTCGACGACCGCGTCCCGTTGATCCACGTCGCCGCGGAGGCCGATCCGGACGACAGGGGGAAGGGGCCGATCCACGAGATCGAGCCCGAAACGTTCGATACCGTCGTCAAAGCGAACCACTCGATCGAGCGCCCGGCCGAGTTCCACCGGCTGGTTCGTTCGGGGATCGAAACCGCGCTGACGCCGCCGTACGGGCCGGTCAGGCTGGGCGTTCCGAAGTCCCTCCTCGACGCCGAGTTTCGTTCGCCGCCGGTGACGATCGAGCCGCCGACGAGCCGGTTCGACGGCGACGCCGAATACCGAGCCGCGACGCGCGCGCTCGCCGGCGCCGAGCGGCCGCTCGTCTACCTCGGCGTCGGCGCCCGTCGATCGGGCGATCCGGAGGCGATCCGCGACCTCGTCGAGACGCTCAACGCTCCCATCGTCGCGTCCTACAAGGGGAAAGGGATCTTCCCGGAGGACGATCCACGCTGGCTCGGGGTCACGGGGAGTCACCTCCCGGCGGGCGCGAGACGGGCCCTCGAAGCGGCCGACGTCGTTCTCGCGCTCGGAACTCGGTTCGACGGCGTCACCACCGCCGACTGGTCGCTCCCCTTCGGCGAGACGCTCGTCCACGTCACCCTCGACGCGAGCCGAATTAACGCGTCCTACGAGGCCGACGTTCCGATCGTCGCGAACGTCGCCGACGCGGTCGACCGCTTGCACCGTCGCCTCCGGTCCGAACCTCGCCCCGATACCGCCTGGGACGGGGCGGTCGTCGGCGATCGCGTTCGGCGGGAGTACGACGATCGCCTCCGTGCCCGCGGGCTCCTCGAGGACGAGACACCGATCGCGACGGCCGGCGCGCTTCGGACGCTCCGGGATGCGTTACCGGCGGAAACGGTCGTAACGACCGACATCGGCGGCTTCCGGCTCTGGGCCAAACAGACCTTCGAGACGTACGAACCCGAGACGTACGTCACCGCCGGCTCGTGGGCGGGAATGGGTGTCGGGATCCCCGCCGCGATCGGCGCGAGCCTCGCGTCGCCGGATCGGCCGGTCGTCGCGCTGACGGGCGACGGCGGCGCCATGATGTGTCTGCAGGAGCTCCACACGGCGGTCGAACACGAGATCGACGTGATCGCGATCGTCTTCAACAATCAGGACTACGGGATCATCAGCAAGTCCCCGGAGATCGATCGGTACGCCGAGGGGCATCGGTTCGACTGGTCGTCGCCCGAGTTCGCAACCGTCGCGGGGGGCTTCGGCTGTCGGGGCGAGACGGTACGAACGCTTGCGGGTCTCGCGGACGCGATCGACATCGCGGTGGCGCGCGCGGACGGCCCCGAACTGATCGACGTTCGCATCGATCCGGACGAGCCGACGGCCCCCTCCGCCGGGGACTACGATACCGACGTCTCGTTCTAG
- a CDS encoding dihydrofolate reductase family protein: MQAPGGPDEDRDGGFEQGGWSVNYWDERMGAVMDDQFAEADALLLGRKTYEIFAAHWPNVETEDDPVAAKLNSMPKYVASRTLDEVEWNNSTLLSGTVEEAVADLKSDRRDVISVQGSHDLIQTLLAHDLVDEFWLWIFPLVVGDGKRLFGDGTIPAALELTDAETSSTGVQMLRYDRAGEIEYDSFALDDAAE, encoded by the coding sequence ATGCAGGCGCCCGGCGGCCCCGACGAGGACCGCGACGGTGGATTCGAACAGGGCGGGTGGTCGGTCAATTACTGGGACGAGCGGATGGGTGCGGTTATGGACGACCAGTTCGCCGAGGCCGACGCGCTGTTGCTCGGCCGGAAGACGTACGAGATCTTCGCCGCACACTGGCCTAACGTCGAGACGGAGGACGATCCCGTGGCGGCGAAATTAAATAGCATGCCCAAATACGTCGCCTCCAGGACCCTCGACGAGGTTGAGTGGAACAACTCGACGTTGCTCTCTGGAACCGTCGAGGAAGCCGTCGCGGATCTCAAGAGCGATCGCAGGGACGTGATCTCCGTGCAGGGAAGCCACGACCTGATTCAGACGCTGCTCGCGCACGATCTCGTCGACGAGTTCTGGCTGTGGATCTTCCCCCTGGTCGTCGGGGACGGAAAGCGGTTGTTCGGCGATGGGACGATTCCCGCGGCCCTCGAGCTGACGGATGCCGAAACGTCGAGCACTGGGGTCCAAATGCTTCGATACGATCGAGCGGGGGAGATCGAGTACGACTCGTTCGCGTTGGACGATGCGGCGGAGTGA
- a CDS encoding ABC transporter permease, whose translation MLTIDWRIRRLGQAVFTVWAVLTLSFALIRLMPGNIMGAMITRMAQQGINPVRARELVELRMTIDPDKPIHIAYVNYLANTLQGDLGESVTYAKPVTKVLAEAMPWTLFVLSWAVFISFFIGIAVGALMAYWEGGKLDVGLTSYAVLMGSIPFYVLAILLLIFLSYRLGWFPSGGRQPTGVDPGFNLPYISGIVAHASLPVLSMLVASGVASLGMRGNSIRVLGEDYLRVARLRGLSDITISTQYVARNAVLPMYTTLLISIGEMFGGSVVLEHVFQYHGLGWYMLSATHQRDYPLMMGGFMVITLALVTALLLADLTYGYVDPRARRAQ comes from the coding sequence GTCCTCACCCTGTCCTTCGCGTTAATACGCCTGATGCCGGGAAACATCATGGGCGCGATGATCACCCGAATGGCACAGCAGGGGATCAATCCGGTGAGAGCTCGCGAACTCGTCGAACTCCGCATGACGATCGATCCGGACAAGCCGATTCACATCGCGTACGTCAACTACCTCGCGAATACGCTGCAGGGGGATTTAGGGGAATCGGTGACCTACGCTAAGCCGGTCACGAAGGTTCTCGCGGAGGCGATGCCGTGGACCCTCTTCGTTCTGAGTTGGGCGGTCTTCATCAGCTTCTTTATCGGAATCGCCGTCGGCGCGCTGATGGCCTACTGGGAAGGCGGAAAGCTGGACGTCGGCCTGACGTCCTACGCCGTCTTGATGGGATCGATCCCGTTCTACGTGCTCGCGATTCTCCTGTTGATCTTCCTCTCGTACCGACTGGGCTGGTTCCCGAGCGGCGGCCGGCAACCGACCGGCGTCGACCCCGGGTTCAATCTCCCCTACATCAGCGGCATCGTCGCCCACGCGTCGTTACCGGTGCTGTCCATGCTCGTCGCCTCCGGCGTCGCCTCTCTGGGAATGCGCGGCAACAGTATCCGGGTCCTCGGCGAGGATTACCTCCGCGTCGCCCGCCTTCGAGGCCTGTCGGACATCACGATCTCCACCCAGTACGTCGCCCGCAACGCCGTTCTGCCGATGTACACGACGCTGCTGATCAGTATCGGCGAGATGTTCGGCGGTTCGGTCGTCTTGGAGCACGTGTTCCAGTACCACGGGCTCGGCTGGTACATGTTATCGGCCACGCACCAACGCGACTACCCGCTCATGATGGGCGGCTTCATGGTCATCACGCTGGCGCTCGTCACCGCACTCCTGCTGGCCGATCTGACCTACGGCTACGTCGACCCGCGGGCACGGAGGGCACAATGA
- a CDS encoding ABC transporter permease, with product MTRNDDRDPAADDPHADLESAVGDDRDEALETDGGAVSTPFEVVSEYEETRRDRYRKLYDAYVYAPVAIVWRDWRARIGFTIVVLYVLMGTVGTLIVEPTGVTEGPALVAPFETLEYPLGTDALGRDLFAQTVHSTSTILKMVASGAVFTVGIGTTVGAIAGYKGGMTDTVLSSITDVFINIPGFPLVMVLGLMFSDVILGNPYAVGLLLSIAAWGGLARAIRSQMLTLRRESFVEASQAMGIPTRTIVFKEIVPHLMPFVVINLTNSGRKVIFEAVALYYLGILPFENLNWGNILQLAYEGNAHARPDALHWFLVPMFAIVFISVGLTLLGQSLDRVFNPRVRARHEKTSADTAGADDDEPSTTDTMGGI from the coding sequence ATGACTCGAAACGACGATCGAGACCCCGCGGCGGATGACCCGCATGCGGATCTCGAGAGCGCGGTTGGCGACGATCGAGACGAAGCGCTAGAAACCGACGGCGGCGCCGTCAGCACGCCGTTCGAGGTCGTCTCGGAGTACGAGGAGACGAGGCGCGACCGGTACCGGAAACTGTACGACGCGTACGTCTACGCACCGGTCGCCATCGTCTGGCGCGACTGGCGGGCCCGAATCGGGTTCACGATCGTGGTGCTGTACGTGCTGATGGGGACCGTCGGCACGCTGATCGTCGAACCGACGGGCGTAACCGAAGGACCGGCGCTGGTCGCGCCGTTCGAAACCTTGGAGTACCCGCTCGGAACGGACGCGCTCGGGCGCGACCTGTTCGCCCAGACCGTCCACTCGACGTCCACGATCCTCAAGATGGTCGCCTCGGGCGCCGTGTTCACCGTCGGTATCGGAACCACCGTCGGCGCCATCGCCGGCTACAAGGGCGGTATGACCGACACCGTGCTGAGTTCGATCACCGACGTGTTCATCAACATCCCCGGATTCCCGCTCGTGATGGTGCTGGGGCTCATGTTCTCCGACGTGATCCTCGGCAACCCGTACGCGGTCGGGTTGTTGCTCAGCATCGCGGCGTGGGGCGGACTCGCTCGGGCGATTCGGTCCCAGATGCTCACGCTCCGCAGGGAGTCGTTCGTCGAAGCGTCACAAGCGATGGGGATTCCGACGCGCACGATCGTCTTCAAGGAGATCGTTCCCCACCTGATGCCGTTCGTGGTGATCAACCTCACGAACTCCGGCCGGAAGGTCATCTTCGAGGCGGTCGCCCTGTACTACCTCGGCATCCTGCCGTTCGAGAACCTCAACTGGGGGAACATCCTGCAACTCGCCTACGAGGGGAACGCGCACGCCCGACCCGACGCGCTCCACTGGTTCCTCGTTCCCATGTTCGCGATCGTGTTCATCTCGGTCGGGCTGACCCTGCTGGGCCAGTCGCTGGATCGCGTGTTTAACCCCCGCGTTCGGGCGCGACACGAGAAGACGAGCGCCGACACCGCGGGCGCCGACGACGACGAACCAAGTACGACCGACACGATGGGAGGTATCTAA
- a CDS encoding ABC transporter ATP-binding protein has translation MTVSETGYKHDTTVDDPILEIRNTSVTFDMERGESRVLDDVDLDIQRNEILGVVGESGSGKSMLASALLDAIVDPGILHGDITYRPPDGEPIDILNLDKQGLKELRWEEISMVFQGAMSSFNPVRKIRTHFVETLDAHDYDIDEGMERAKDILADLYLDPERVLDSYPHELSGGMKQRALIALSLVLEPEVLVMDEPTAALDLLMQRSIISLIQDVKEEYDLTIVFITHDLPLVADIADRIGVLYAFEFVELGPTDEILEDAAHPYTRLLLKSTPNLQAPIETMQPVEGSAPDPVNVPAGCSFHPRCPLADGECRDVDPGPYEVHGSHHVHCHHWGDARAKIPMTHDLDELAGGDGPAMTDPGMTPSRSASAEPVVSLDDVEVHFEKEKGFLDMFADPEVVEAVDGVSLDIYEKDVVVLVGESGCGKTTLGKTTVGLQKPTGGSVTYRGHDIWDVKAGADDGSSWGEIRRSLQIVHQDPGSALNPHRRVKASLEAPLKRWNDELDGNDRRQRILSLLEHVGMSPAEDYIERYPHQLSGGEQQRVAIIRAMLMNPDVIMADEPVSALDVSLRVEMMDLLIQLQDTFDTSYLFVSHDLSNARYIAEKTGGRIGVVYLGRLVEIGPPEQIIHDPQHPYTQALCWATPELGADNDDESPIRKIDIPDPTNPPSGCRYHTRCAKAREVCRAQDPSSFDVPDGELHEAACFRVDDDHEYWNSASITMDDDPIATQSD, from the coding sequence ATGACCGTTTCCGAAACCGGCTACAAACACGACACGACCGTAGACGATCCGATCCTGGAGATCCGGAACACGTCCGTCACGTTCGACATGGAGCGCGGCGAATCCCGCGTCCTCGACGACGTCGACCTGGACATCCAGCGAAACGAGATCCTCGGCGTCGTCGGCGAGAGCGGCAGCGGCAAGTCCATGCTCGCGTCGGCCCTGCTCGACGCGATCGTCGACCCGGGCATCCTCCACGGGGACATCACGTACCGGCCTCCCGACGGAGAGCCGATCGACATCCTCAATCTCGACAAACAGGGGCTCAAGGAGCTCCGCTGGGAGGAAATTTCGATGGTGTTTCAGGGGGCGATGAGCTCGTTCAATCCCGTCCGAAAGATCCGCACCCACTTCGTCGAGACGCTCGACGCCCACGACTACGACATCGATGAGGGCATGGAGCGAGCAAAGGACATTCTCGCGGACCTGTACCTGGATCCCGAGCGCGTCCTCGACTCCTATCCCCACGAACTCTCCGGCGGGATGAAACAGCGGGCGCTGATCGCCTTGAGTCTGGTGTTGGAGCCGGAGGTGCTCGTCATGGACGAGCCGACGGCGGCGCTCGACCTGCTGATGCAGCGGTCGATCATCTCGCTGATCCAGGATGTCAAAGAGGAGTACGACCTGACGATCGTCTTCATCACGCACGACCTGCCGCTGGTCGCGGACATCGCGGACCGGATCGGCGTGCTGTACGCCTTCGAGTTCGTCGAACTCGGCCCGACGGACGAGATCCTCGAGGACGCCGCCCACCCGTACACGCGGTTGCTCTTGAAGTCCACGCCGAACCTTCAGGCGCCGATCGAAACGATGCAGCCGGTCGAGGGAAGCGCGCCGGACCCGGTGAACGTCCCGGCGGGCTGTTCGTTCCACCCGCGGTGTCCGCTCGCGGACGGCGAGTGTCGCGACGTCGATCCCGGACCGTACGAGGTACACGGGAGCCACCACGTCCACTGCCACCACTGGGGGGACGCGCGCGCGAAGATTCCGATGACGCACGACCTCGACGAGCTGGCGGGAGGCGACGGGCCGGCGATGACCGATCCCGGAATGACCCCCTCGCGGTCCGCGTCGGCCGAGCCGGTCGTCTCGCTCGACGACGTCGAAGTACACTTCGAGAAGGAGAAGGGGTTCCTCGACATGTTCGCCGACCCCGAGGTCGTCGAGGCCGTCGACGGCGTCTCGCTCGACATCTACGAGAAGGACGTGGTCGTGCTCGTCGGCGAGTCCGGCTGCGGCAAGACGACGCTCGGCAAGACGACGGTCGGCCTCCAGAAGCCGACCGGCGGGAGCGTCACGTACCGCGGTCACGACATCTGGGACGTCAAAGCGGGCGCCGATGACGGAAGCTCGTGGGGCGAGATCCGCCGATCGCTCCAGATCGTCCACCAGGATCCGGGCAGCGCGCTGAATCCGCACCGTCGAGTCAAGGCGAGCCTCGAAGCGCCGCTCAAGCGCTGGAACGACGAACTCGACGGAAACGACAGGCGACAGCGCATCCTGAGCCTGCTCGAGCACGTCGGGATGTCGCCGGCGGAAGACTACATCGAGCGCTACCCCCACCAGCTCTCGGGCGGCGAGCAACAGCGCGTCGCGATCATCCGGGCGATGCTGATGAACCCCGACGTGATCATGGCCGACGAGCCGGTCAGCGCGCTGGACGTCTCGCTGCGCGTCGAGATGATGGACCTCCTGATCCAGCTTCAGGACACGTTCGACACGTCGTACCTGTTCGTCTCTCACGATCTCTCGAACGCCAGGTACATCGCCGAGAAGACCGGTGGACGGATCGGCGTCGTCTATCTGGGTCGTCTCGTCGAGATCGGACCGCCGGAACAGATCATCCACGACCCACAACACCCCTACACGCAGGCGCTGTGCTGGGCGACGCCGGAGCTGGGCGCTGACAACGACGACGAGTCGCCGATCCGGAAGATCGACATTCCAGACCCGACGAACCCGCCGAGCGGCTGTCGCTATCACACGCGCTGTGCCAAGGCGAGGGAGGTCTGTCGAGCCCAGGATCCGTCCTCGTTCGACGTCCCCGACGGCGAGTTACACGAAGCCGCCTGTTTCCGCGTCGACGACGACCACGAGTACTGGAACAGCGCGTCGATTACGATGGACGACGACCCGATCGCAACGCAAAGCGATTGA